The Phyllopteryx taeniolatus isolate TA_2022b chromosome 14, UOR_Ptae_1.2, whole genome shotgun sequence genome has a window encoding:
- the LOC133488744 gene encoding E3 ubiquitin-protein ligase TRIM63-like isoform X3, producing the protein MPPVTFDKYGHVGMLACACVSKNRLKCDTLFFSLDRSTVCPLDLQLRNVLASAVSRSRRCSGLRGVPVSVLCRGLHKVVMESLEKQLICPICLEMFSKPVVILPCQHNLCRKCANDVFQAANPYLSSRGGSTAPCGGRFRCPSCRHEVLLDRHGVYGLQRNLLVENIIDMYKQGSGSKATSLPDVGGEHPVCEHHEKEKINIYCLSCGVPTCSLCKVFGVHKDCQVALLDVTFAKQKAELSECISLLVVANERIQAVTSQLDDARRAVDDNGRRQKSKVCESFDHLFAVLEERKGELNARIGAEQQEKLDYLAGLRMKYGQHLENAAELLENAIRAMDRAEMAAFLQDSKPLLQKMAAGSDTSKLEKVQLGYEKMEHFCANFERQKKALMAVNFVKMVDANDANEDDTSVEAPPPLTVHTKTPPPENRATPPPTPTNANSAPQAASEQVADDDDANRHVFSFSWLNHK; encoded by the exons ATGCCTCCTGTGACTTTTGACAAATATGGGCATGTCGGCATGCTCGCTTGTGCATGCGTGTCTAAAAACAGACTCAAATGTGACACACTCTTCTTCTCGCTTGACCGGTCCACCGTTTGTCCTCTGGACCTCCAGCTGCGCAACGTCCTCGCGTCCGCGGTGTCCCGATCTCGGCGGTGTTCCGGTCTCCGCGGTGTCCCGGTCTCCGTGCTGTGTCGTGGTCTCCACAAGGTGGTCATGGAGAGTCTGGAGAAGCAGCTGATCTGTCCCATTTGTTTGGAGATGTTCTCCAAGCCCGTTGTCATCTTACCGTGTCAACACAACCTCTGTCGCAAGTGTGCCAACGACGTCTTCCAG gCAGCCAACCCCTACCTGAGCTCCAGAGGTGGATCCACGGCGCCATGTGGCGGCCGCTTCCGCTGCCCGTCGTGCCGTCACGAGGTTCTGCTGGATCGCCACGGCGTCTACGGACTGCAGAGGAACCTGCTGGTGGAGAACATCATCGACATGTACAAACAAGGAAGCGGCAG CAAGGCGACGTCACTTCCTGATGTGGGGGGGGAGCATCCGGTGTGCGAGCATCACGAGAAGGAGAAGATCAACATCTACTGCCTGAGCTGCGGCGTTCCCACTTGTTCCCTCTGCAAGGTGTTTGGCGTCCACAAAGACTGCCAGGTGGCGCTACTCGACGTCACCTTCGCCAAACAGAAG GCGGAGCTGAGCGAGTGCATCTCGCTGCTGGTGGTCGCCAACGAGCGGATTCAGGCCGTCACGAGTCAGCTGGACGACGCCCGCAGAGCGGTGGAC GACAACGGTCGCCGGCAAAAGTCCAAGGTGTGCGAGTCGTTCGACCATCTGTTCGCCGTGCTGGAGGAGCGAAAAGGCGAGCTGAACGCCCGCATCGGCGCCGAGCAGCAGGAGAAACTGGACTACTTGGCGGGACTCAGGATGAAGTACGGCCAACACCTGGAGAACGCCGCCGAGCTCCTGGAGAACGCCATCCGCGCCATGGACCGGGCCGAGATGGCCGCCTTCCTGCAG GACAGCAAGCCGCTGCTGCAAAA GATGGCGGCGGGAAGCGACACGTCAAAACTGGAAAAAGTTCAGTTGGGATATGAGAAGATGGAGCACTTTTGCGCCAACTTTGAGCGCCAGAAGAAGGCGCTGATGGCCGTCAATTTCGTCAAGA TGGTTGATGCCAACGATGCCAACGAAGACGACACATCCGTGGAG GCCCCGCCCCCTCTGACCGTACACACCAAAACTCCTCCTCCAGAAAACCGGGCCACGCCCCCTCCTACCCCAACCAATGCTAACTCCGCCCCTCAG GCGGCGTCTGAGCAAGTCGCCGACGATGACGACGCAAACAGACACGTTTTCTCCTTCAGCTGGCTCAATCACAAgtga
- the LOC133488744 gene encoding E3 ubiquitin-protein ligase TRIM63-like isoform X4, producing MPPVTFDKYGHVGMLACACVSKNRLKCDTLFFSLDRSTVCPLDLQLRNVLASAVSRSRRCSGLRGVPVSVLCRGLHKVVMESLEKQLICPICLEMFSKPVVILPCQHNLCRKCANDVFQAANPYLSSRGGSTAPCGGRFRCPSCRHEVLLDRHGVYGLQRNLLVENIIDMYKQGSGSKATSLPDVGGEHPVCEHHEKEKINIYCLSCGVPTCSLCKVFGVHKDCQVALLDVTFAKQKAELSECISLLVVANERIQAVTSQLDDARRAVDDNGRRQKSKVCESFDHLFAVLEERKGELNARIGAEQQEKLDYLAGLRMKYGQHLENAAELLENAIRAMDRAEMAAFLQDSKPLLQKMAAGSDTSKLEKVQLGYEKMEHFCANFERQKKALMAVNFVKSNKLHLNNG from the exons ATGCCTCCTGTGACTTTTGACAAATATGGGCATGTCGGCATGCTCGCTTGTGCATGCGTGTCTAAAAACAGACTCAAATGTGACACACTCTTCTTCTCGCTTGACCGGTCCACCGTTTGTCCTCTGGACCTCCAGCTGCGCAACGTCCTCGCGTCCGCGGTGTCCCGATCTCGGCGGTGTTCCGGTCTCCGCGGTGTCCCGGTCTCCGTGCTGTGTCGTGGTCTCCACAAGGTGGTCATGGAGAGTCTGGAGAAGCAGCTGATCTGTCCCATTTGTTTGGAGATGTTCTCCAAGCCCGTTGTCATCTTACCGTGTCAACACAACCTCTGTCGCAAGTGTGCCAACGACGTCTTCCAG gCAGCCAACCCCTACCTGAGCTCCAGAGGTGGATCCACGGCGCCATGTGGCGGCCGCTTCCGCTGCCCGTCGTGCCGTCACGAGGTTCTGCTGGATCGCCACGGCGTCTACGGACTGCAGAGGAACCTGCTGGTGGAGAACATCATCGACATGTACAAACAAGGAAGCGGCAG CAAGGCGACGTCACTTCCTGATGTGGGGGGGGAGCATCCGGTGTGCGAGCATCACGAGAAGGAGAAGATCAACATCTACTGCCTGAGCTGCGGCGTTCCCACTTGTTCCCTCTGCAAGGTGTTTGGCGTCCACAAAGACTGCCAGGTGGCGCTACTCGACGTCACCTTCGCCAAACAGAAG GCGGAGCTGAGCGAGTGCATCTCGCTGCTGGTGGTCGCCAACGAGCGGATTCAGGCCGTCACGAGTCAGCTGGACGACGCCCGCAGAGCGGTGGAC GACAACGGTCGCCGGCAAAAGTCCAAGGTGTGCGAGTCGTTCGACCATCTGTTCGCCGTGCTGGAGGAGCGAAAAGGCGAGCTGAACGCCCGCATCGGCGCCGAGCAGCAGGAGAAACTGGACTACTTGGCGGGACTCAGGATGAAGTACGGCCAACACCTGGAGAACGCCGCCGAGCTCCTGGAGAACGCCATCCGCGCCATGGACCGGGCCGAGATGGCCGCCTTCCTGCAG GACAGCAAGCCGCTGCTGCAAAA GATGGCGGCGGGAAGCGACACGTCAAAACTGGAAAAAGTTCAGTTGGGATATGAGAAGATGGAGCACTTTTGCGCCAACTTTGAGCGCCAGAAGAAGGCGCTGATGGCCGTCAATTTCGTCAAGAGTAACAAGCTTCACTTGAACAA TGGTTGA
- the LOC133488753 gene encoding dnaJ homolog subfamily C member 5-like isoform X2: MSFGRQRSMSASGESLYALLGAEPGCGHDDIKKSYRNLALRYHPDKNPDNPEAAEKFKEVNAAHAVLSDPGKRNIYDAYGSLGLYVAQQFGEDNVSAYFALTTCWAKALLALCGLLTGFYCCCCLCCCCDCCCGRLKATLPADAEAETPYGDLREDDREGEELRHLPNGETADATAPVVEQPTAANEKTQLISDGRRRYGDAYA, from the exons ATGTCGTTTGGCAGGCAGCGATCCATGTCGGCGTCGGGCGAGTCTCTCTACGCGCTCCTGGGCGCGGAACCGGGATGCGGCCACGACGACATCAAGAAGTCGTACAG GAATCTGGCGCTGCGCTACCACCCGGACAAGAACCCGGACAACCCCGAGGCTGCGGAGAAGTTCAAGGAGGTGAACGCGGCCCATGCCGTCCTGTCCGACCCGGGCAAGAGGAACATCTACGACGCTTACGGCTCGCTGGGGCTGTACGTGGCGCAGCAGTTCGGAGAAGACAACGTCAGCGCCTACTTCGCGCTCACCACCTGCTGGGCCAAG GCTTTGTTGGCGCTGTGCGGGCTGCTGACGGGGttttactgctgctgctgcttgtgtTGCTGCTGCGACTGCTGCTGCGGACGCCTCAAGGCCACGCTCCCCGCCGACGCGGAGGCGGAGACACCCTACGGCGACCTGCGGGAGGACGACCGGGAGGGGGAGGAGCTACGACACCTGCCCAATGGGGAGACGGCAG ATGCGACCGCGCCGGTCGTTGAGCAGCCGACCGCCGCCAACGAGAAAACTCAACTCATCTCGGACGGACGCCGCAGATATGGAGACGCCTAcgcgtga
- the LOC133488744 gene encoding E3 ubiquitin-protein ligase TRIM63-like isoform X5, protein MPPVTFDKYGHVGMLACACVSKNRLKCDTLFFSLDRSTVCPLDLQLRNVLASAVSRSRRCSGLRGVPVSVLCRGLHKVVMESLEKQLICPICLEMFSKPVVILPCQHNLCRKCANDVFQAANPYLSSRGGSTAPCGGRFRCPSCRHEVLLDRHGVYGLQRNLLVENIIDMYKQGSGSKATSLPDVGGEHPVCEHHEKEKINIYCLSCGVPTCSLCKVFGVHKDCQVALLDVTFAKQKAELSECISLLVVANERIQAVTSQLDDARRAVDDNGRRQKSKVCESFDHLFAVLEERKGELNARIGAEQQEKLDYLAGLRMKYGQHLENAAELLENAIRAMDRAEMAAFLQDSKPLLQKMAAGSDTSKLEKWLMPTMPTKTTHPWRKPGHAPSYPNQC, encoded by the exons ATGCCTCCTGTGACTTTTGACAAATATGGGCATGTCGGCATGCTCGCTTGTGCATGCGTGTCTAAAAACAGACTCAAATGTGACACACTCTTCTTCTCGCTTGACCGGTCCACCGTTTGTCCTCTGGACCTCCAGCTGCGCAACGTCCTCGCGTCCGCGGTGTCCCGATCTCGGCGGTGTTCCGGTCTCCGCGGTGTCCCGGTCTCCGTGCTGTGTCGTGGTCTCCACAAGGTGGTCATGGAGAGTCTGGAGAAGCAGCTGATCTGTCCCATTTGTTTGGAGATGTTCTCCAAGCCCGTTGTCATCTTACCGTGTCAACACAACCTCTGTCGCAAGTGTGCCAACGACGTCTTCCAG gCAGCCAACCCCTACCTGAGCTCCAGAGGTGGATCCACGGCGCCATGTGGCGGCCGCTTCCGCTGCCCGTCGTGCCGTCACGAGGTTCTGCTGGATCGCCACGGCGTCTACGGACTGCAGAGGAACCTGCTGGTGGAGAACATCATCGACATGTACAAACAAGGAAGCGGCAG CAAGGCGACGTCACTTCCTGATGTGGGGGGGGAGCATCCGGTGTGCGAGCATCACGAGAAGGAGAAGATCAACATCTACTGCCTGAGCTGCGGCGTTCCCACTTGTTCCCTCTGCAAGGTGTTTGGCGTCCACAAAGACTGCCAGGTGGCGCTACTCGACGTCACCTTCGCCAAACAGAAG GCGGAGCTGAGCGAGTGCATCTCGCTGCTGGTGGTCGCCAACGAGCGGATTCAGGCCGTCACGAGTCAGCTGGACGACGCCCGCAGAGCGGTGGAC GACAACGGTCGCCGGCAAAAGTCCAAGGTGTGCGAGTCGTTCGACCATCTGTTCGCCGTGCTGGAGGAGCGAAAAGGCGAGCTGAACGCCCGCATCGGCGCCGAGCAGCAGGAGAAACTGGACTACTTGGCGGGACTCAGGATGAAGTACGGCCAACACCTGGAGAACGCCGCCGAGCTCCTGGAGAACGCCATCCGCGCCATGGACCGGGCCGAGATGGCCGCCTTCCTGCAG GACAGCAAGCCGCTGCTGCAAAA GATGGCGGCGGGAAGCGACACGTCAAAACTGGAAAAA TGGTTGATGCCAACGATGCCAACGAAGACGACACATCCGTGGAG AAAACCGGGCCACGCCCCCTCCTACCCCAACCAATGCTAA
- the LOC133488744 gene encoding E3 ubiquitin-protein ligase TRIM63-like isoform X2, translating to MPPVTFDKYGHVGMLACACVSKNRLKCDTLFFSLDRSTVCPLDLQLRNVLASAVSRSRRCSGLRGVPVSVLCRGLHKVVMESLEKQLICPICLEMFSKPVVILPCQHNLCRKCANDVFQAANPYLSSRGGSTAPCGGRFRCPSCRHEVLLDRHGVYGLQRNLLVENIIDMYKQGSGSKATSLPDVGGEHPVCEHHEKEKINIYCLSCGVPTCSLCKVFGVHKDCQVALLDVTFAKQKAELSECISLLVVANERIQAVTSQLDDARRAVDDNGRRQKSKVCESFDHLFAVLEERKGELNARIGAEQQEKLDYLAGLRMKYGQHLENAAELLENAIRAMDRAEMAAFLQDSKPLLQKMAAGSDTSKLEKVQLGYEKMEHFCANFERQKKALMAVNFVKMVDANDANEDDTSVEKTGPRPLLPQPMLTPPLRRRLSKSPTMTTQTDTFSPSAGSITSDLLLLLLHLLLLFPAILLVTNCVWK from the exons ATGCCTCCTGTGACTTTTGACAAATATGGGCATGTCGGCATGCTCGCTTGTGCATGCGTGTCTAAAAACAGACTCAAATGTGACACACTCTTCTTCTCGCTTGACCGGTCCACCGTTTGTCCTCTGGACCTCCAGCTGCGCAACGTCCTCGCGTCCGCGGTGTCCCGATCTCGGCGGTGTTCCGGTCTCCGCGGTGTCCCGGTCTCCGTGCTGTGTCGTGGTCTCCACAAGGTGGTCATGGAGAGTCTGGAGAAGCAGCTGATCTGTCCCATTTGTTTGGAGATGTTCTCCAAGCCCGTTGTCATCTTACCGTGTCAACACAACCTCTGTCGCAAGTGTGCCAACGACGTCTTCCAG gCAGCCAACCCCTACCTGAGCTCCAGAGGTGGATCCACGGCGCCATGTGGCGGCCGCTTCCGCTGCCCGTCGTGCCGTCACGAGGTTCTGCTGGATCGCCACGGCGTCTACGGACTGCAGAGGAACCTGCTGGTGGAGAACATCATCGACATGTACAAACAAGGAAGCGGCAG CAAGGCGACGTCACTTCCTGATGTGGGGGGGGAGCATCCGGTGTGCGAGCATCACGAGAAGGAGAAGATCAACATCTACTGCCTGAGCTGCGGCGTTCCCACTTGTTCCCTCTGCAAGGTGTTTGGCGTCCACAAAGACTGCCAGGTGGCGCTACTCGACGTCACCTTCGCCAAACAGAAG GCGGAGCTGAGCGAGTGCATCTCGCTGCTGGTGGTCGCCAACGAGCGGATTCAGGCCGTCACGAGTCAGCTGGACGACGCCCGCAGAGCGGTGGAC GACAACGGTCGCCGGCAAAAGTCCAAGGTGTGCGAGTCGTTCGACCATCTGTTCGCCGTGCTGGAGGAGCGAAAAGGCGAGCTGAACGCCCGCATCGGCGCCGAGCAGCAGGAGAAACTGGACTACTTGGCGGGACTCAGGATGAAGTACGGCCAACACCTGGAGAACGCCGCCGAGCTCCTGGAGAACGCCATCCGCGCCATGGACCGGGCCGAGATGGCCGCCTTCCTGCAG GACAGCAAGCCGCTGCTGCAAAA GATGGCGGCGGGAAGCGACACGTCAAAACTGGAAAAAGTTCAGTTGGGATATGAGAAGATGGAGCACTTTTGCGCCAACTTTGAGCGCCAGAAGAAGGCGCTGATGGCCGTCAATTTCGTCAAGA TGGTTGATGCCAACGATGCCAACGAAGACGACACATCCGTGGAG AAAACCGGGCCACGCCCCCTCCTACCCCAACCAATGCTAACTCCGCCCCTCAG GCGGCGTCTGAGCAAGTCGCCGACGATGACGACGCAAACAGACACGTTTTCTCCTTCAGCTGGCTCAATCACAAgtgacctcctcctcctcctcctgcacctcctcctcctcttcccggCCATCCTGCTTGTCACCAATTGTGTTTGGAAGTGA
- the LOC133488744 gene encoding E3 ubiquitin-protein ligase TRIM63-like isoform X1, translating to MPPVTFDKYGHVGMLACACVSKNRLKCDTLFFSLDRSTVCPLDLQLRNVLASAVSRSRRCSGLRGVPVSVLCRGLHKVVMESLEKQLICPICLEMFSKPVVILPCQHNLCRKCANDVFQAANPYLSSRGGSTAPCGGRFRCPSCRHEVLLDRHGVYGLQRNLLVENIIDMYKQGSGSKATSLPDVGGEHPVCEHHEKEKINIYCLSCGVPTCSLCKVFGVHKDCQVALLDVTFAKQKAELSECISLLVVANERIQAVTSQLDDARRAVDDNGRRQKSKVCESFDHLFAVLEERKGELNARIGAEQQEKLDYLAGLRMKYGQHLENAAELLENAIRAMDRAEMAAFLQDSKPLLQKMAAGSDTSKLEKVQLGYEKMEHFCANFERQKKALMAVNFVKMVDANDANEDDTSVEVSGSKVSGATPAPSANHPPAFLSYLEAPPPLTVHTKTPPPENRATPPPTPTNANSAPQAASEQVADDDDANRHVFSFSWLNHK from the exons ATGCCTCCTGTGACTTTTGACAAATATGGGCATGTCGGCATGCTCGCTTGTGCATGCGTGTCTAAAAACAGACTCAAATGTGACACACTCTTCTTCTCGCTTGACCGGTCCACCGTTTGTCCTCTGGACCTCCAGCTGCGCAACGTCCTCGCGTCCGCGGTGTCCCGATCTCGGCGGTGTTCCGGTCTCCGCGGTGTCCCGGTCTCCGTGCTGTGTCGTGGTCTCCACAAGGTGGTCATGGAGAGTCTGGAGAAGCAGCTGATCTGTCCCATTTGTTTGGAGATGTTCTCCAAGCCCGTTGTCATCTTACCGTGTCAACACAACCTCTGTCGCAAGTGTGCCAACGACGTCTTCCAG gCAGCCAACCCCTACCTGAGCTCCAGAGGTGGATCCACGGCGCCATGTGGCGGCCGCTTCCGCTGCCCGTCGTGCCGTCACGAGGTTCTGCTGGATCGCCACGGCGTCTACGGACTGCAGAGGAACCTGCTGGTGGAGAACATCATCGACATGTACAAACAAGGAAGCGGCAG CAAGGCGACGTCACTTCCTGATGTGGGGGGGGAGCATCCGGTGTGCGAGCATCACGAGAAGGAGAAGATCAACATCTACTGCCTGAGCTGCGGCGTTCCCACTTGTTCCCTCTGCAAGGTGTTTGGCGTCCACAAAGACTGCCAGGTGGCGCTACTCGACGTCACCTTCGCCAAACAGAAG GCGGAGCTGAGCGAGTGCATCTCGCTGCTGGTGGTCGCCAACGAGCGGATTCAGGCCGTCACGAGTCAGCTGGACGACGCCCGCAGAGCGGTGGAC GACAACGGTCGCCGGCAAAAGTCCAAGGTGTGCGAGTCGTTCGACCATCTGTTCGCCGTGCTGGAGGAGCGAAAAGGCGAGCTGAACGCCCGCATCGGCGCCGAGCAGCAGGAGAAACTGGACTACTTGGCGGGACTCAGGATGAAGTACGGCCAACACCTGGAGAACGCCGCCGAGCTCCTGGAGAACGCCATCCGCGCCATGGACCGGGCCGAGATGGCCGCCTTCCTGCAG GACAGCAAGCCGCTGCTGCAAAA GATGGCGGCGGGAAGCGACACGTCAAAACTGGAAAAAGTTCAGTTGGGATATGAGAAGATGGAGCACTTTTGCGCCAACTTTGAGCGCCAGAAGAAGGCGCTGATGGCCGTCAATTTCGTCAAGA TGGTTGATGCCAACGATGCCAACGAAGACGACACATCCGTGGAGGTGAGTGGTTCCAAAGTGAGCGGAGCGACGCCAGCACCCTCAGCCAATCATCCGCCTGCTTTTCTTTCATACTTGGAGGCCCCGCCCCCTCTGACCGTACACACCAAAACTCCTCCTCCAGAAAACCGGGCCACGCCCCCTCCTACCCCAACCAATGCTAACTCCGCCCCTCAG GCGGCGTCTGAGCAAGTCGCCGACGATGACGACGCAAACAGACACGTTTTCTCCTTCAGCTGGCTCAATCACAAgtga
- the LOC133488753 gene encoding dnaJ homolog subfamily C member 5-like isoform X1 gives MSFGRQRSMSASGESLYALLGAEPGCGHDDIKKSYRNLALRYHPDKNPDNPEAAEKFKEVNAAHAVLSDPGKRNIYDAYGSLGLYVAQQFGEDNVSAYFALTTCWAKVGHGGRPQEVRPAGRDRVLLVQALLALCGLLTGFYCCCCLCCCCDCCCGRLKATLPADAEAETPYGDLREDDREGEELRHLPNGETADATAPVVEQPTAANEKTQLISDGRRRYGDAYA, from the exons ATGTCGTTTGGCAGGCAGCGATCCATGTCGGCGTCGGGCGAGTCTCTCTACGCGCTCCTGGGCGCGGAACCGGGATGCGGCCACGACGACATCAAGAAGTCGTACAG GAATCTGGCGCTGCGCTACCACCCGGACAAGAACCCGGACAACCCCGAGGCTGCGGAGAAGTTCAAGGAGGTGAACGCGGCCCATGCCGTCCTGTCCGACCCGGGCAAGAGGAACATCTACGACGCTTACGGCTCGCTGGGGCTGTACGTGGCGCAGCAGTTCGGAGAAGACAACGTCAGCGCCTACTTCGCGCTCACCACCTGCTGGGCCAAGGTAGGTCACGGCGGCCGACCGCAGGAAGTGAGGCCCGCAGGACGTGACCGCGTGCTGCTTGTTCAGGCTTTGTTGGCGCTGTGCGGGCTGCTGACGGGGttttactgctgctgctgcttgtgtTGCTGCTGCGACTGCTGCTGCGGACGCCTCAAGGCCACGCTCCCCGCCGACGCGGAGGCGGAGACACCCTACGGCGACCTGCGGGAGGACGACCGGGAGGGGGAGGAGCTACGACACCTGCCCAATGGGGAGACGGCAG ATGCGACCGCGCCGGTCGTTGAGCAGCCGACCGCCGCCAACGAGAAAACTCAACTCATCTCGGACGGACGCCGCAGATATGGAGACGCCTAcgcgtga